GCCGAGCCCGCCATCGTGCAGGCCGCGCGGCTGGCCGGGGCGCGCGGCTACGTCAGCAAGGAGACGGACCCCGAGAGCCTGGCCCGGCAAATCCGCGAGATCGTCGCCCACCCCGAGATCGACCGCCTGCCCCAGGTCGACGTGCCCCGCCTGACCCCCCGCGAGTCCGAGGTGCTGCCCCTGCTCGCCCAGGGCTTTTCCAACAAGGAAATCGCCAAGAACCTCGGCGTGAGCCCCGACACGGTGAAGGACCACCTCGCCCGCCTGTACGCCAAGCTCGACGCCGGGGACCGCACCGAGGCGGTGAGCCGGGCGCGGACGATTGGATTGCTGGACTGAACAAGGAGAGCAGGTCAAGGAGGCGGCTGGAAGGGCTGCCTCTTTTTTGGTCTCTTTTCCTCAGATCGTCAGGAGCGCCGCACCCAGCCGCCCGAAATCCCCATCGAAAGTCGCCACGCTCATGCCCTCCCGGCGGGCGAGTTCGCTCAGGTAAGCGTCGGCGAAGTCCACGTTATGGCGCGCCATTCCTGTCAGAGCCGCGTCCACGATGGCCTCCTGCCGAGTCACGACACCGTCCAGCATCATCACCTGGCGCAGCGCGGCGGCGATGGCTGGGAGAGGATGTTTGTAAAAAGACTTCAGCACCCAGACACACTCCGCGGCCGTCAGCGCAGTGAGGACGAGCCGCACTTCGCCGCGTTCCGCCCGTTCTAACAACTGCCGGGCGCGGTCAGCGAGGGGCTGGGGATCGCCCGTCAAATAGCGCAGCAGGATATTGGCATCCAGCAGGGCAATAGGAATCGAGTCTGCTGGCTGGGTCATCAGCGGGAGCGGTGCTTCCGGGCCAGCTCTTCGGCCACCGCCACCTTTTCCGCCTCTTCCCCCTGATAGGGAACAGAGCTGCGAAGGATACCCTGAAGCGCAGCGGCACGGGGTCTGCGAACCAGCGTGGCGTGAAAGCCGTCCCCGGTCGCCTCGATCAGCAGTTGGTCCCCCTGCTCCAAGCCCAATGCCGCCCGCACTGTCTGTGGGATGGTGATCTGTCCCTTACTCGTTAAGGTTGTCCTTGCCATAGCAGCTTCTCCTTACTTCTCAGCATAGCAACGGTAAGTGGGCATCACACTAGCCCGGCCTCTCCCCTCCCCCACCCCCCGCCCTGTACCCTCACCCCATGAGCGCCCCCTCTGCCCCGTCCCCCTTCCGCCTGTCCCAGCGTGCCCGCAGCCTCAAGCCCTCCGCGACGGTGGCGGTCTCGTCGCGGGCGCTGGAACTGCGGCGGGCGGGCGTGGACGTGATCTCCATGAGCGTGGGCGAGCCGGACTTCGATACGCCGCCGCATGTCAAGGCCGCCGCCATTCAAGCAATTGAAAGCGGGAAGACGAAGTACACCGCCGTGAACGGCATCGCCGAATTGCGCGAGGCGATCAGCGCCAAGTTCGCGCGGGAGAACGGCCTGGAGTATGCCCCAGACGCCGTGACGGTCACCAGCGGCGGCAAGCAGGCCCTCTTCAACGCCTTTTTCGCGCTGCTGAACCCCGGCGACGAGGTGCTGATCCCCGCCCCGTACTGGGTGAGCTACCCCGAAATGGTGGCGCTGACGGGAGCGGTGCCGATTCCTGTGCCCACCACGCCGGAGTCGGGCTTCATCCTTGACCCGGGGGAGGTGGAGGCGCGCGTCACTCCCCGCACCCGGATGATCGTGCTCAACAGCCCCGGCAACCCGACGGGCGCGGTCTTTCCACCCGAGGTGCTGGAGGCGGTCGCCCGGATGGCCCAGCGTCACAACCTCGTGATCGTGACGGACGAGATGTACGAGCATCTGGTGTACGACGCCGAGCAGGTCAGCATCGGGCGGTACGCGCCGGAACACACGTTGACGGTGAACGGGGCGAGCAAGGCCTACGCGATGACGGGCTGGCGTATCGGGTATGCGGGGGGGCCGAAGGCCGTGATCGCCGCCATGAACGCCTTCCAGTCGCAGAGCACGAGCAACGCGAGCAGCGTGAGTCAGTACGCCGCGCTGGCCGCCCTGACCCAGCACGAGGAGACGGCGCGGTTTATCGAGATGGCCCGGCGCGCCTACCGCGAGCGGCGTGACCGAATCGTGGAGGGTTTGAACGCTCTCGGCCTGCCCACACCCACGCCGCAGGGCGCCTTTTACGTGATGGCGCAGACTTCCCGCCTCCATCCCGACGAGCTGGAAGCCGCCCGCCGTCTGCTGGACGAGGCGCGCGTCGCCGTGGTCCCCGGCACCGACTTCGCCGCGCCCGGTCAGGTGCGCCTGAGCTACGCAACGAGCCTGGAACAGATCGGGGAAGTGCTGCGCCGGATCGGGAAAATGCTGGCCGACTGACGCACGGGTCTGCCGGGCGGGAACCATTCCGCCCCCCACCCCGTACCCCGGCACATGACGAATTCTGACGGCAGCTACAGTCTCCGCGATTTCCTGGCCCAGACCGCCGAGCGCGACCAGCCCGGCGAGGTGTTCGAGCTGGAGAGTTCCAAGATGCTGGAGGTCAAGGTCAATGGCCGCATCTGGAGCAAGCTGGGCGCGATGGTGGCCTACAAGGGGAACCTGAGCTTCAAGCGCGAGGGAACGTTGGAGGGCGGCCTGATGAAGGCCCTCAAGCGCGCGGTGAGCCAGGAGATGAGCCCCCTCGCCAAGATCGAGGGCCGGGGCGTGGCGTACCTCGCCGACCAGGGCAAGGAGGTGCAGATTCTGCGCCTGCAAGGCGACAGCCTGAACGTGAACGGCAACGACCTGCTCGCCTTCGAGGACAGCGTGAACTACGACATCACCATGCACCGCCGGGTCGCGGGGATGGCGGCGGGCGGGCTCTTCAGCGTGCGGCTCCAGGGCAACGGGCTGGTCGCCATCCTGAGCCATGGCAAGCCGCTCACGCTGCGGGTGACCCACGGCGAGCCGATCTTCACCGACCCCAACGCGACGGTCGCCTGGAGCGGGAACCTCCAGCCGCAACTGCGGATGGACGCCAGCCTGAGAAGCATCTTCGGGCGCGGCGGCGGCGAGACGTACCAGATGGTCTTCCAGGGCGACGGCTTCGTGGTCGTGCAACCCTACGAGGAATTCGAGCACGGCCTGGGCGGGGAGGGCGAGAGCCACGGCGGCGGCATCGGCCGGACCATCGGGGACCTGTTCGACTGAGACTGGGGAAGTGGTCCGTGGTGAGTGGGTCGGGGCTGGCGTTCCCCCACTTACCACGGACCACTCACCACTTCCCGACGCTCTACACTCCCCCGGATGAGTCTGGTCGTCATGGCAACGGGAGGCACGGGGGGGCACATCTATCCGGCGGTCGCCACAGCGCGCGAGTTGATGGCGCGCGGGCACGAGGCGCTGCTGCTGGGGCAGCGGGGCGGCATGGAGGAGCGGGTGGCCGCCGAGCAGGGCCTGCCCTTTCAGGGTGTGGACGCCGGGAAGCTCGCGCGCAGCGGGCAGGGCCGCCCGGACCCGCGGGAGCTGCTGCGGGCGGTGCGGGGGGTAGCGGAGGCCCGCGCCTTTCTGAGCCGAACCCGGCCTGGCGCCGTCGTGGGCTTCGGCGGCTTCGCCAGCCTTCCAGGCGTGCTGGCCGCGCAGAGCCTGGGCCTGCCCACCGTCTTGCACGAGCAGAATGCCCGCCTGGGCCTGACCCAGCGGCTGGCGGCGGGCCGGGCGCGGGCGGTGGGAACGGCGTACCCGAAAGTTGTCGGGCTGCCCGAGGGCAAGGCCACGATGGTGGGGATGCCGGTGCGGGAGGAGCGGCTGCCCCGGGCAGAGGCATTGGCCCGCCTCGGACTGCGTGACGGCCCCCTCACCCTGCTCGTGATGGGTGGCTCGCAGGGATCGCTGGCGCTGAACAACGCCGTGCCGGACGTGCTGCGGGGCATCTTCGGGGAAACAGGGACCTCCCCCGAGGGTCCTGTCCAGGTCCTGCACTCGACTGGCCCCCGCTGGCTGGAGGAGGTCGCGCCCCGTGTGGCGGACCTCCCCTGGTATCACGCGGTCGGCTACACCGATGCGGTCGCGGCGTGGTCGGCCTCGGACCTGGCGATCACCCGGGCCGGCACGGGCACGCTGGCCGAAGCCGCCTTTCACGGCGTTCCGCTCGTCATGGTGCCGCTGCCCGAGTCAGCGGAGAACCACCAGCTCCACAACGCGCTCAGCGTGCAGGGGGCGGGGCGGGGCGGGTGGTTGAGCAATCAGCCCTGGCCGGGCGGCTGGGGGAGGCGGTGCTAGAGTGTGCGGCGGCGGGCACGCGCGCCTCGATGCGGGAGGCGGCCCTGGGGCGCTCCCCGGTGGGCGCGGCGGGCCGCTTCGCCGATCTGGTGGAGCGGCACCTGCGCGAGGCGCGTGCCCCGAACCCCTCCCACCATGACTGACACCCCTCCTCCCCCCTCCACCGCGCCCGCCCCCGAGCCCCCGTCCCCCCCGCCCCACTATCACCTGATGGGCATCGGCGGCATCGGCGTGAGCGCCTTCGCGCGGCTGCTCGCGGCGCGCGGCGTGCGGGTCAGCGGGTGCGACGCCCAGCTCTCCGAACTCACCGAGCAGCTCGGGCGGGAGGGGATCACGGTCTGCGCGGGACACGACGCCTCGCACGTGGCGGGCGTGGACGTCCTCATCGCGTCGGAGGCGGTGCCCAAGAGCCACCCCGAACTCGCCGCCGCCCGCGAGGCCGGGGTGGAGGTGCGCCCGCGCATGGCCCTACTGGACGAGCTGCTGCGGGCTGGCCCCTCAGTCGGCGTGATCGGCACCCACGGCAAGACGACCACGACCTCCATGATCGCCGTCGCCATGCAGGGGGCGGGGCTGGACCCGGCGGCCTTTGTGGGCGGCATCGTGCCCGAGTTCGGCTCGAACGCGCGGGTGGGACATGGCCCCTTCGTCGCCGAGGTGGACGAGTCCGACCGGGGATTCGGGGAACTGAGGTGTGAGACTGCCGTGTTCACCAACGCCGAGGACGACCATGTGGGCGGCAACCAGGCGACCTACTGGGAGACGGTGGAGGAGCAGCACGCGGCCTTCGCCCGCTTCGTGGGGCACGCCGGAAGGGTGCTGTACTGCGCCGACTGGGCCGGGCTGGAGGCGTTGTGCGCCGGGGCGAGCGAGCGGCTGAGCTACGGCCTGTCGGAAGGGGCGGACTACCGCGCCGTGAACCTCCAGCCGGACGCGGAGGGCACGAGCTTCACGGTGGAGCGCCGGGGCGAGACGCTGGGCGAGGCACGTGTCAGCCTGCCCGGCACCCATAACGTGCTGAACGCGCTCGCATCGTTGGCCGTCACCGACCTGTACGGGGGGGAGTTCCGCGCCGCCGCAGATGCCCTATCTACCTTCCGTGGTCCCGGGCGCCGCTGGCAGCGGATCGGGGAACTCAACGGGGCGCTCGTTATAGACGATTACGCGCACAACGCCACCAAGGTCGCCGCCGCCGTGCAGGCCGCGCGGCAAACCGGGCGCCGCGTCCGGGTGATCTTCCAGCCCCACCGCTACCTCCGCACCCAGCAGTCCTGGCCCCGCCTCGCCGACGCGCTCATGGACGCGGACGAGGTGCTGGTCCTCGACATCGCCGCGGCCTCGGAGCCGCCCATCCCCGGCATTCACGCCACGCTCGTCAGCGGGCGGATGGCGGAGAGGGGGCACGCGGGCGTCCGCTATGCCCCCGACCGCGCGGAGGTCGTGCGCTACCTGCGCGAGACGGCCACGCCGGCGGATGTGATCGTGACGATGGGCGCGGGCGACGTGTGGAAGCTCTCGCGGGAACTGGCGGGGGACAGTGTTGCCGGGAGTGGGGCGTGACCGTCCTGCCCGTCAGTGTGAGCCGGACGGGGGCGCGGGTGGAGCGCCTTCCCCTCGCCCGGTTTACCACCCTGGGCGTCGGCGGCGAGGCCGAGGTGTGGTTCGTCTCCAGCCTGGAACAACTCGCCGAGGCGATGGAGGCCCCCTACCGCGTCCTAGGCGGGGGAAGCAACCTCGTGGTCGCGGACGAGGGCGTGCCCGAGCGGGTGATTCGCCTGACCGGGCCACTGGCGGAGAGCGACCTCACGCCCGACCCGGAGTTGAGCGAAGAAGAGACCGTCGTTACCGGGTGGGTGGGCGGCGGCGTGCCCCTCCCCGGCCTGATCCGCAAGTTGCAAAAACTCGGCCTCTCCAACCTGGAGGGCACCGTCGGTATCCCCGCGCAGGTCGGCGGCGCGGTGTGGATGAACGCGGGGACCCGCTACGGCGAGATGTTCGACGGCCTGCACACGCTGGAGATCGTGACGCCGGGGGGAACGCGGCAGGTCACGCCGGATGACCTGGACTGGGGGTACCGCCGGAGCGGCATCCCCCGCAACCACGTCGTCTCGCGCGTGCGCCTGAAGTTGCGCCGCTCCACCCCGGAAGAGGTGCTGGCGCGGATGGACCTCGCCGACCAGGCCCGCAAGGGGCAGCCCAAGATGAAGACGCCGGGCTGCGCCTTCAAGAATCCGGGGGGCGTCTCGGCGGGCAAGCTCATCGACGAGGCGGGCCTGAAGGGCACCCGGGTGGGGAACGCGATGATCGCCCCGGAGCACGCCAACTTTATCGTGAACCTGGGGGGGGCGAGCAGCGCCGATGTCCACGCCCTGCTTCATCTCATCCGCGAGCGGGTGGGCGTGCCGCTGGAGCTGGAATACGAGTTGTGGCCGGAGCAGGGCCAGGAGCCACACCGGATGAGCTTCCGTGACAGGATGTAGCCCATGACCGAGCCCAAGCCGCGGGGCGGGAACCACCGGGTCACGGCGGCCCCCCCGACGCCGGACCCCACGCCCGCCCCTCCCGATTCCCCCGAAGTTCCGCCCGCCCGCCCGAGGAGGCGACGGCGGGCGCTCTGGTGGAGCCTGGGCGCCGTGCTGCTCGCCGGGGCGCTCGCCGCGAGCTGGTTCGCCCTCCCCATCCGCACGGTGACGGTGACGGGCAACGTCCGGCTCTCCGAGGCCCAGGTGCGGAACCTCGCGGGGCTGACGCCGGGCTTCGCCTGGCCGTACTACGGGGCGTGGCGGGCGCAGGGCCTGCGGCGCAGCCCGTGGATCACCGCCGCCGCCGTGACCCGCCGCTTTCCCGACACCGTCGAGGTGCGGGTGACCGAGCGGGTTCCCTTCGCCCGGCTCCAGCAGCCCGGGGGGCGGGTGGTCGTCCTCGCCGAGGACGGGACGGTGCTGCCGGGCGCCCAGGGGGTGGAGGCCCTGCCCCTGCTGACCGGCTGGGGTCCGGGCCGGGTGGGGGACGCCCTGTTCGTCGCCCGCGCCCTGCGGGGGTACAATGTCCAGTCGGTTGAGTACACACCCTCCGGAATCACGGCCAGGACCGCGAGCGGATCGGTGTGGAGCGGCGACCTGAGGACCCTGCTGAAGTATGCTGGAGCCCTCGTGCAATTCCCGAACAAACAAATCCACATCTACCCCTGGGGGGTGAGCGTCCAGGAATGAAGGACAACCCGATTATCGTGGGGCTGGACATCGGCACCACCAAGATCACCACCGTCATCGGCGAGGTCGCGCCGAACGGCACCGTCGACATCATCGGCGAGGGCACCGTGCCCAGCGAGGGCATGAAGCGCGGCGCCGTCGTCAATCTGGAGCGGGCCACCCACGCCATTCGCCAGTCCGTGCAGAGCGCCGAGCGGGTCAGCGGCGTGCGGGTGGGCAGCGTCTTCGTCTCGGTGGCGGGCAACCACGCCAAGGCGATCACCAGCCACGGGCTGGCCGCCATCCGCCGCAATCAGGAGATCACCCAGCCCGACGTGGACCGCGCCATCGAGAACGCCCGCGCGGTGCCGCTCGACCCGCACCTGGAGATCATCCACACGCTGCCGCAGGAGTACGTCGTGGACGGCCAGGAGGGGATCAAGAACCCCGTCGGCATGCACGGCGTCCGCCTGGAGGTGGACGTGCATATCGTCGCCGGGACCGCCGGGCCGCTGCTCAACCTGCGGCGCTGCGTGCAGGAGGCGGGGCTGAAGGTCGAGGGCTTCGTCCTCCAGGCGCTCGCCTCGGGCCTCGCCACGCTGGAGGCCGCCGAGCAGGCGCAGACCGTCATCGTGATCGACATGGGCGGCGGCACGACCGACGTGGGCGTGTTCAAGCGCGGCAACCTCGCGCACTCGGCGTGCATTCCCCTCGGCGGCGAGCACGTGACCGCCGACCTCGCGCAGATCCTCAAGATCCCGCACGAGGAGGCCGAGAACGTCAAGCGCAAGTACGGGGCCGCCATCCCCGAACTCGCCGACCCCGACCTCACGCTGGAGATCACCTCCTCGAACGGCTCCACGCACGCGATCAGCGCCTTTGAACTGTCACGCATCATCAAGCCGCGTCTGTCGGAAATCTTCGGCATGGTCCGCGACGAGATCGATCAGGCGCTCGGCCCGGTGGAACTCGTGGCGCAGGGTGTGGTGCTGACGGGCGGGGCCAGCCTGCTGCGCGGCACGACGGACCTCGCCCGCGACCGCTTCCGGCTGCCCGTCCGGCTGGGGCGCCCGCGCGGGATCGGGGGGCTCACCGACATCGTGAGCGGCCCGGCGCACTCCAGCGGCGTCGGCCTGGTGCTGTACGGGATCGGCCAGGACGGCAAGGTGCCCGTCTCAGTGTTCCAGGAACCGGAGCCCGCGCCGGCTCCCGCCCCGGTGAGCAAGGGGAGCCCACAGCCCGAGGTCACGGTGGTCGCGCCCAACCCGGCGCCCGCCGCCGCGCCCAAGAAGGAGAAGGACAAGAGCAGCGGCACCTTTATGGACCGCGTGCGGGGCATTTTCAAGGACTGGCTGTAACCGGTTTAGCGGTGAGGCCGGGGCGCAGGAGGACCCGACCCTTCCCCCGGGGGGACGTGGCGGGTATCCTGCGTTAAACTACACCGCATGATTCGTGGGCACCGCCAAGGGTGCGCCGCGTGAAGGAGACATGATGCAAGCGGCCAGAATTCGCGTGATTGGCTTGGGCGGGGCGGGAAACAATGCGGTGAACCGCATGATCGAATCGGGACTCGAGGGCGTCGAGTTCGTCGCGGGGAACACCGACGCGCAGGTGCTCGCCAAGAGCCACGCCGAGGTCCGCATTCAGCTCGGGGACCGCCTGACCCGCGGTCTGGGCGCCGGGGCCGACCCCGAGGTGGGGGAAAAGGCCGCCCTGGAGGACCGCGAGCGCATCAAGGAGTACCTCGACGGCACCGACATGCTGTTTATCACCGCCGGGATGGGCGGCGGCACCGGCACGGGCAGCGCCCCGGTGGTCGCCGAGATCGCCCGCGAGATGGGCATCCTGACGGTCGCCATCGTGACCCGGCCCTTCAAGTTCGAGGGACCCAAGCGCGCCCGGGTGGCCGAGGACGGCATCAACAAGCTCACGGAGCGCGTGGACGGCATGATCGTGGTGAACAACGAGAAGCTGCTCACCGCCGTGGACAAGAAGGTCTCGTTCCGCGAGGCGTTCCTCATCGCCGACCGGGTGCTGTACTACGGGGTCAAGGGGATCAGCGACGTGATCAACGTCGAGGGCATGATCAACCTCGACTTCGCGGACGTGCGGAATATGCTCTCCAACTCGGGCACGGTCCTGATGGGCATCGGCGCGGGCCGGGGCGAGAAGGTCGCCGACGAGGCCGCCATGAGCGCCATCCACTCGCCGCTGCTGGAGCGCGGCATCGAGGGGGCGCGCCGCATCCTGATCAACGTGACGGGCGGCTACGACCTCTCCATGACGGACGCGAACGAGATCGTGGAGAAGATCCGCGACGCCACCGGCTTCGAGGACCCCGACATCCTCTTCGGCATCACGCCGGACGAGGCGGCGGGCGACGAGGTGCGCGTCACCGTGATCGCCACCGGCTTCGGCGAGGGCGCCTTCCCCAGCGGCCTGAGCCTGGGCATGGGCAAGTCGGGCAGCCGCGGCACGAGCATCGACACCATCGTGCGCCCGGTGCGCGGTCAGGGCGGCAGCTCCTACGACCCCAAGGACTACGACATCCCCGCGTTCCTGCGGAATGTCGGGCGCGACTGAGCCCCCGCGTCACGGCGTCTCTTCCAACCACCCTCCGCGCGGGGGTGGTTTTTTCGGCTTGTGAGAGGGAAACCGGTGGGCGGACACGTTGTCCAGGGGACGGGGCGGTTGCGTTGGGGCAGCGTGCCCGTTCACGCCCTCTCCAGGGAAGGATTAAAACGGTCTGCCTTGAAGCGGTTTTGCGAAAGCCAAGCCCAGGAAAACCGTTGAAACTGGGCTGACCACTGGAAACAGGGCCCCACACCTTTGTAGCCCTCAACACTTTAGCCTGGCCTCATTGTACGGCGGCGTACTCAATCGCTTTTCCCCGACTTTTACGATCCCATTGTCGAGCTGGGAACAGGTCCGTAATCTTCCCGGATTGACTGAAGACGAGCGGGGCTTGAAGCATGTCCGGACGAGGCGCGCTTCAAGTCAAGGCCACCTTTTGATGTTCCTGATCAGGAGGATTGAAGATGCGTAAGGTAATCGTGTCGGCGGCCCTGCTGGTGTCCTCGGTGGCTCTGGCGGGAGGCGGCAGCGCCGTCCCGACGGGCAACACCATCGCGGCCATCGTGGCGAACGACCCCAACTTCAGCACCCTGCTGTCGGCGGTGCAGGCGGCCGGGCTGGTGGAGACGCTGAGCGGCCCCGGGCCGTACACCGTCTTCGCGCCCACCAACGCGGCCTTCGCCAAGGTGCCGCAGGATCAGCTCACCGCCCTGCTGAACAACCGCGAGCAGCTCCGCGCCCTGCTGCTGTACCACGTGGTGCCGGGCCGGGTGACGGCGGCCCAAGTCAGTGGCCTGAGCAGCGCGACGACCGCGAGCGGCGGGACCCTGAACATCACCGCGAGCGGCAACACGGTCAGGATCAACGACGCGACGGTCACCCGTGCCGACATCCGCGCGAGTAACGGGATCATCCACGTCATCGACACCGTTCTGATGCCCTGAGCGGGCCGGGCACGGGGGAGGAACGCAGCAACCTGCGCGCCCTCCCCCGTGCCCACACTCCGCCAGGAGGCTCCCCACCCATGGCCTCACCCCTCTTCCGATCCTTCCCGCTCCTGCCCGCGCTGCTGCTGGGCTGGCAGGCCACGGCGGCGGCGCCCGGAACCCTCCCCCTGCCCACGCCGGTCGCCCCACCCGCAGCGGTCACCCGCGTCACACCTCCCCTGCGCCTCCAACTCCGCCTGAGTGCGCCTGAGCCCGTGCTGATCGGGAGCCGGGTGGAGCGGCCCAGCCTTGAACGCCAGTTCACGCTGCTGGTGCCGGGGGAGCAGGCCGCGCGGCTCAGAACGTCGGGGGACCTCTCCCCCTTGCGGGCCGCCCTGGATCGGGTCTACACGCAGGTGGAGGCCCGGCGGGCAAGGGACGTGCGGTTTTTCCGCGAGGGGAATTCTTGGGTCGCCCGGGCCCAGACGGGCTGGAAGGTTGACCGGAAACAGACGGAGGCGCGGCTGCGGGAGGCGCTGGGGCGGGGGGAAGGAAGCAGCGCGCTCGTCCTGCGCCTCCGGGCCCCGGCCCGCAGCGTCCGCTGGGCGCACGGGCAGGGTCTGACGCACCTCGCCTCGGGGAGGTCCACCTTCGCGGGAAGCCCCGGCTTCCGGGTGCAGAACATCCGGGTGGGCGCGGGCAAGCTGCACGGCACCTGGGTCGCGCCCGGGGCAGAGTTCAATTTCAATATGCGGGTGGGGCGCATCGACGCCGCGGGCGGCTTCGTGCGGGGGTACGTAATCACGGGCCGGACCCTCAGCCTGGAGGACGGCGGCGGGCTCTGTCAGGTCAGCACCACCGTGTTTCGCGCGGCGCACGCGGCGGGGCTCCCGATCACCGAGCGGCACGCGCACTCCTATCAGGTGGCGTACTACGACCCGCCCGGGCTCGACGCGGCGGTGTACGCGCCGAGCAAGAACCTGCGCTGGCGCAACGACACGGCCGGGCCGCTGCTCGTGCAGGCGAGCTGGGACCTCTCACGGCGGGAACTCCGCATCGACCTGTTCGGGCGCCCCGATGGCCGGAAGGTGTGGGTGGCGGCCCCGCGCCAGGCGGACGTGCGCCCGCCCCCGCCCCCGGCGTTCGTGGCCGACGCGAACTTACGTCCCGGGGAGACGCGGCGGCTCGACATGCCCGCCCCCGGCTCGCGGGTCAGCGTCGCGCGGCAGGTCCGGTACGCGGACGGGCGGGTGGTCCGGGACGAGACGCGCAGCGTCTACCGGCCCTGGGGTGGGCTCTTCGCGGTCAGTCCCCAGGACGGGCGGGTGCGCTGAGCCAGGCCGCCTCAGGGTGGGGGCAGCCGCAGGTCGGCGAGCAGGGCGCGGTGGTCGCTGAGCAGATCGGGGAGGGCCGAAGCACGTTCGACCCGGGCGCCTTGCGTCCAGATGTAGTCGATGCGCGAGTGCCCGAAGCGGGCGTGGTGGGTGAAGCCGAAGCCGAGCCCCCCGGCCAGGAAGGCGTCGATCAGGCCGAGGGCCGACAGGTGGGCGTGCAGTTCGCCGTGCGGCGGGGCATTCAGGTCCCCCGCGAGGACGAGCGGGCCGGGCGTTGCCCTCAGAATGCTCTCCATGACCCCCACGAAGTCGCGCCGCACCGCGAGGCGGCGGGAGACTCGTTTCGGTAACGAGCGGCCCAACCGCACGTCACTGGCACTGGGCAGGAGTCCGAGGGTGGGGAGGTGGGTATTCACCACCGTCACCGTTCGCCCGGAGACCCCCACGGACGTGACGAGAACCGCGTGGGGCGAGCGGGGGAAGGACACGACCCGGGAGGAATGCACTTGCAGGCGCGAGAGCGTGATCAATTCGTCGTGCCGAACGAGGGTCCAGCCGGGGAAGGCGGCGCGCACCCGGGCCGTATATCCGGCCTTTCGGTTCCGGTCCAGGGCTTCTTGCAGGGTCACCACCTCCACCCGCTCCCGCCGGGCAAGGGCTGCGAGCCTTGCCGGGTGCGCGCCGGCAAAGTCGGTGTTCAGCGTCAGCACGCGCAGTGAAGAACCCTTTCCCTCTGTGCCGGACGGGAAGCGGGGCGGGACCAAGCCTACTTGTCCCACGGTAAAGGCGGCGGCAACGGCTACATTCAGGGCGGCCCAGTTCCACCTCCTCCCCCTCAGCGCCCTCCAGGCAAGCCAGAGGGGCAAGGGCAACAGCACCTGCGGCGGCACGAGGTCGAGTGTAGCGACGGGCCACCACGTCTCCGAGCGGGCGCGGGCGAGCAAGCCCCAGGCGAGGGTCAGGGCCGCGAACAGGAGGGAGAGGGCGGCGAGTCGGGACCTCACGGGCTGCGGGCGATGGAGGCGCGCACCACCCGCCCCGAAGGCCCGAAGTCCACCCGGATGAAGTCGTACCCGCCTGCCCCGTAGGTCCAGGTGGGGAGGCGGTTCAGGTCCGCACGGGTGCCCGGCTCGTTGGGGCTGCCGTACTGGACGTACACCTGCTCGCGCGTCCAGCCGATCAGCGCCCGCTCCTGCCCGGCCGGGTCGTTGGGAAGGGCCGGAGGGGGGGCGGGGCGGGACAGGGACAGTCTCCTCTCCACTTCGGCGACGTTCGTGTACAGGGCGGGAAGGGTGGTGCAGCGGGCCGGAATCTGCGCCCGGGCCTCCCCCTCGTAACCCTGGTTCACGCCGC
This sequence is a window from Deinococcus aerius. Protein-coding genes within it:
- a CDS encoding fasciclin domain-containing protein, translating into MRKVIVSAALLVSSVALAGGGSAVPTGNTIAAIVANDPNFSTLLSAVQAAGLVETLSGPGPYTVFAPTNAAFAKVPQDQLTALLNNREQLRALLLYHVVPGRVTAAQVSGLSSATTASGGTLNITASGNTVRINDATVTRADIRASNGIIHVIDTVLMP
- a CDS encoding cell division protein FtsQ/DivIB encodes the protein MTEPKPRGGNHRVTAAPPTPDPTPAPPDSPEVPPARPRRRRRALWWSLGAVLLAGALAASWFALPIRTVTVTGNVRLSEAQVRNLAGLTPGFAWPYYGAWRAQGLRRSPWITAAAVTRRFPDTVEVRVTERVPFARLQQPGGRVVVLAEDGTVLPGAQGVEALPLLTGWGPGRVGDALFVARALRGYNVQSVEYTPSGITARTASGSVWSGDLRTLLKYAGALVQFPNKQIHIYPWGVSVQE
- the ftsZ gene encoding cell division protein FtsZ, giving the protein MQAARIRVIGLGGAGNNAVNRMIESGLEGVEFVAGNTDAQVLAKSHAEVRIQLGDRLTRGLGAGADPEVGEKAALEDRERIKEYLDGTDMLFITAGMGGGTGTGSAPVVAEIAREMGILTVAIVTRPFKFEGPKRARVAEDGINKLTERVDGMIVVNNEKLLTAVDKKVSFREAFLIADRVLYYGVKGISDVINVEGMINLDFADVRNMLSNSGTVLMGIGAGRGEKVADEAAMSAIHSPLLERGIEGARRILINVTGGYDLSMTDANEIVEKIRDATGFEDPDILFGITPDEAAGDEVRVTVIATGFGEGAFPSGLSLGMGKSGSRGTSIDTIVRPVRGQGGSSYDPKDYDIPAFLRNVGRD
- a CDS encoding UDP-N-acetylmuramate dehydrogenase, which produces MSRTGARVERLPLARFTTLGVGGEAEVWFVSSLEQLAEAMEAPYRVLGGGSNLVVADEGVPERVIRLTGPLAESDLTPDPELSEEETVVTGWVGGGVPLPGLIRKLQKLGLSNLEGTVGIPAQVGGAVWMNAGTRYGEMFDGLHTLEIVTPGGTRQVTPDDLDWGYRRSGIPRNHVVSRVRLKLRRSTPEEVLARMDLADQARKGQPKMKTPGCAFKNPGGVSAGKLIDEAGLKGTRVGNAMIAPEHANFIVNLGGASSADVHALLHLIRERVGVPLELEYELWPEQGQEPHRMSFRDRM
- the ftsA gene encoding cell division protein FtsA yields the protein MKDNPIIVGLDIGTTKITTVIGEVAPNGTVDIIGEGTVPSEGMKRGAVVNLERATHAIRQSVQSAERVSGVRVGSVFVSVAGNHAKAITSHGLAAIRRNQEITQPDVDRAIENARAVPLDPHLEIIHTLPQEYVVDGQEGIKNPVGMHGVRLEVDVHIVAGTAGPLLNLRRCVQEAGLKVEGFVLQALASGLATLEAAEQAQTVIVIDMGGGTTDVGVFKRGNLAHSACIPLGGEHVTADLAQILKIPHEEAENVKRKYGAAIPELADPDLTLEITSSNGSTHAISAFELSRIIKPRLSEIFGMVRDEIDQALGPVELVAQGVVLTGGASLLRGTTDLARDRFRLPVRLGRPRGIGGLTDIVSGPAHSSGVGLVLYGIGQDGKVPVSVFQEPEPAPAPAPVSKGSPQPEVTVVAPNPAPAAAPKKEKDKSSGTFMDRVRGIFKDWL
- a CDS encoding VanW family protein; translated protein: MASPLFRSFPLLPALLLGWQATAAAPGTLPLPTPVAPPAAVTRVTPPLRLQLRLSAPEPVLIGSRVERPSLERQFTLLVPGEQAARLRTSGDLSPLRAALDRVYTQVEARRARDVRFFREGNSWVARAQTGWKVDRKQTEARLREALGRGEGSSALVLRLRAPARSVRWAHGQGLTHLASGRSTFAGSPGFRVQNIRVGAGKLHGTWVAPGAEFNFNMRVGRIDAAGGFVRGYVITGRTLSLEDGGGLCQVSTTVFRAAHAAGLPITERHAHSYQVAYYDPPGLDAAVYAPSKNLRWRNDTAGPLLVQASWDLSRRELRIDLFGRPDGRKVWVAAPRQADVRPPPPPAFVADANLRPGETRRLDMPAPGSRVSVARQVRYADGRVVRDETRSVYRPWGGLFAVSPQDGRVR